A stretch of the Alosa alosa isolate M-15738 ecotype Scorff River chromosome 16, AALO_Geno_1.1, whole genome shotgun sequence genome encodes the following:
- the LOC125309897 gene encoding zona pellucida-like domain-containing protein 1: MERGAEMLFLCLITLMVLTLRPVFSTYNCSAEYERVPENNDLSVECGSSVIYLEVNLCTANWAGFDTTQLALNGEHNNTQCQGNIDTSVDPPVIRYQLHVNHTDDNPCRQSLQIMNEIPDQNSAFGHFSNIQSMVITGFIDTPRSSQGIISYSTDLYYHFSCRYPLEYLINNTQIVASSVSVATSQNNGTFIDTLRMSLYNDSGFDTPLQVPSTGLDLRTDVYVEVKAINLTGNFHLLLDHCFATPVTYSQTNTEKHDFFIGCAVHDKTTIIQNGAAKISRFSFEAFRFVVHRDQDRSSIYLHCILRLCEPSKCREIMDMCNNSSSSGSGRRKREVAPFGTESSDSATVTMGPIYTRTEESSPAALPYGAEKPSEEAKTDVAGVVVGVIFATALHLHTFFMHEKP, encoded by the exons ATGGAGAG AGGTGCTGAGATGTTGTTTCTCTGTCTCATCACCCTGATGGTCCTTACCCTGCGGCCAGTGTTCTCCACCTACAACTGTTCGGCCGAGTACGAGCGCGTACCAG AAAACAACGACCTGAGTGTGGAGTGTGGGTCCAGCGTGATCTATCTGGAGGTGAACCTGTGCACTGCTAACTGGGCTGGGTTCGACACGACCCAGTTGGCCCTGAACGGGGAGCACAACAACACCCAATGCCAGGGCAACATCGACACCAGCGTCGACCCGCCAGTCATCCGTTACCAGCTCCACGTCAACCACACTGACGATAACCCCTGCAGACAGAGCCTACAG aTTATGAATGAGATTCCAGACCAGAACAGTGCCTTTGGCCACTTCTCCAACATCCAGTCGATGGTGATCACAGGGTTCATCGACACACCAAGGTCATCCCAGGGCATCATCAGCTACTCCACTGACCTGTACTACCACTTCTCCTGCCGCTATCCCTTGGAGTACCTCATCAACAACACACAGATTGTAGC GTCCTCTGTTTCTGTGGCCACGAGCCAGAACAATGGGACCTTCATCGACACACTGCGGATGAGCCTCTACAAT GACAGTGGGTTCGACACTCCACTGCAAGTTCCCTCTACAGGCCTTGACCTGCGGACGGACGTGTACGTGGAGGTCAAGGCCATAAACCTCACTGGGAA CTTCCACCTGTTGCTGGATCACTGTTTCGCCACCCCGGTTACCTACAGCCAGACCAACACCGAGAAGCACGACTTCTTCATTGG gtgtGCCGTCCATGATAAGACCACTATAATCCAAAATGGAGCAGCGAAGATCTCGCGGTTCTCCTTCGAGGCGTTCCGCTTTGTGGTACACCGCGATCAGGACAGATCCAGCATCTATCTACACTGCATTCTGCGTCTGTGTGAACCCAGCAAGTGCCGGGAGATCATggat ATGtgtaacaacagcagcagcagcgggagCGGTCGCAGGAAGAGAGAAGTGGCGCCGTTTGGCACGGAGTCCAGCGACTCCGCCACGGTCACCATGGGGCCTATCTACACCAGGACTGAGG AAAGTAGCCCGGCTGCCTTGCCTTACG GTGCGGAGAAGCCGTCAGAGGAGGCTAAGACAGACGTggcaggggtggtggtgggggttatATTTGCCACCGCACTGCATCTCCATACATTTTTTATGCATGAAAAACCTTAA
- the zgc:162608 gene encoding apolipoprotein A-V, with translation MYMRLLLLAVSFLTTTALPLQQDHRDASWSFLPQDANQAREKTELNKGQAGMWKSHVENSDLYSRDPLVGEKPTLISERLRARLRQQLAELRARLWPQSVATPAAVAHIRELLGPLTNQLQAALSANVHDLCAELRQHLQQLQPAAPASGHQGAPDYQALLPQISRSLELSTHRVTSSVLQFRVRSTAAADGMADADERELLLEVASRLAHEASTLETEFRSKVGALQASLGGLSAPAHAGRREGARDGDAAASSTALFCQHTCSLIQQLSGDLESQFAELEQRPVGQEAAPPVLRPEFLREDFTSRLRSLLQEIMQTLN, from the exons ATGTATATGAGATTACTTCTCCTCGCTGTGTCCTTCCTCACAACTACAG CTTTACCTCTTCAGCAGGACCACAGAGATGCATCATGGAGTTTCCTTCCTCAAGATGCCAACCAGGccagagagaaaacagaactCAATAAAGGCCAAGC TGGGATGTGGAAGAGTCATGTGGAGAACTCAGACCTGTACTCACGGGACCCGCTGGTGGGCGAGAAGCCGACGCTGATATCGGAGCGTCTGCGTGCCCGTCTGCGGCAGCAGCTGGCCGAGCTGCGGGCGCGACTCTGGCCCCAGTCCGTGGCCACCCCGGCGGCCGTGGCACACATCCGGGAGCTGCTGGGACCTCTGACCAATCAGCTGCAGGCGGCGCTGAGCGCCAACGTGCACGACCTCTGCGCCGAACTCAGGCAGCACCTGCAGCAGCTGCAGCCCGCAGCGCCAGCGTCCGGTCACCAGGGGGCACCAGACTACCAGGCCCTGCTGCCCCAGATCAGCCGCAGCTTGGAGCTCAGCACGCACAGGGTCACCTCCAGCGTCCTGCAGTTCCGAGTTCGGAGTACGGCGGCGGCGGATGGAATGGCGGACGCGGACGAGCGGGAGCTGCTCCTGGAGGTGGCGTCGCGGCTGGCCCACGAGGCGTCCACTCTGGAGACGGAGTTCCGCAGCAAGGTGGGGGCGCTGCAGGCCTCGCTGGGCGGCCTCTCTGCACCGGCCCACGCCGGGCGCAGGGAGGGGGCCAGAGACGGGGACGCGGCGGCGTCCAGCACGGCGCTCTTCTGCCAGCACACGTGCTCTCTCATCCAGCAGCTGAGTGGGGACTTGGAAAGTCAGTTCGCCGAGCTGGAGCAGCGGCCGGTCGGGCAGGAGGCGGCGCCCCCTGTCCTCAGGCCGGAATTCCTGCGTGAGGACTTCACCTCACGCCTGCGCAGCCTACTGCAGGAGATCATGCAGACTCTAAACTAA